From Planococcus halocryophilus, the proteins below share one genomic window:
- a CDS encoding endonuclease/exonuclease/phosphatase family protein, with the protein MDGKKKKSPIVKVMSFNIAHGLGMDGIVDLEKTAQVIEDSCATIIALQEVDRHFSVRSSFVDQVGWLSERLGMYAAYGANMDVSPIDSERPNQQYGNVILSKYPIRYSENHLLTQVYCPFGNNEQRGILETVIEVDGNYVSVFNTHLALKDDELEVSVDEILAITGKSHFPRIITGDFNAPASNVHVQKFTRHFRDAFLKMKRGDAYTYPAPYVNKETGEVFRPATRIDYIFADYHLDVVQAAVIETAVSDHLPIAVDMILSNVKVSDQVYARKARVTI; encoded by the coding sequence ATGGACGGGAAGAAAAAGAAGTCACCGATTGTAAAAGTCATGTCGTTTAATATTGCTCATGGATTAGGGATGGACGGGATCGTCGATTTAGAGAAGACCGCGCAAGTGATTGAAGATTCGTGTGCGACCATCATCGCTTTGCAAGAAGTAGATCGTCACTTTTCAGTCCGCAGTTCGTTTGTGGACCAAGTAGGTTGGTTGAGTGAAAGACTAGGTATGTATGCTGCTTATGGTGCCAATATGGATGTGTCACCGATAGATTCCGAGCGCCCTAATCAGCAATACGGCAACGTCATTTTAAGCAAATACCCAATCAGATACAGCGAAAATCATTTATTAACGCAGGTGTATTGTCCTTTTGGCAATAATGAACAGCGTGGCATATTAGAAACCGTCATCGAAGTGGATGGCAATTATGTGAGTGTCTTTAATACACATTTAGCGCTCAAAGATGATGAGTTAGAAGTGAGTGTTGACGAAATTTTAGCCATTACAGGAAAAAGTCACTTCCCACGAATCATTACAGGCGACTTTAATGCCCCTGCTTCAAACGTGCATGTGCAAAAGTTCACTAGGCATTTCCGGGATGCTTTTCTGAAAATGAAGAGGGGCGATGCTTATACGTATCCTGCTCCTTACGTAAACAAAGAAACGGGTGAAGTTTTTCGACCGGCTACGCGCATTGACTATATTTTTGCAGATTATCATTTAGACGTCGTACAAGCAGCAGTCATCGAAACTGCGGTTTCCGATCATTTACCGATAGCGGTAGATATGATCTTATCTAATGTTAAAGTGAGCGATCAAGTATACGCACGTAAAGCACGAGTAACCATATGA
- a CDS encoding queuosine precursor transporter: MLLYLNGAFVGLLILSNILAVKLFSIGEWAVLPAAVIVYVFTFPITDTIAEVYGKKAARQTVTAGFITQLCALAFIFFAIHLPSAPFFANQESFETIFSAGFRVTLASLVSYFISQNLDVTIFHKLKHKHGNSRLWLRNNASTMASQLVDTSLFITIAFYGMMPTSVLLGMILTQYIFKWMVAVADTPVVYLLVKLCRRQQADPQIYGYKKPEALL, translated from the coding sequence ATGTTACTTTACTTAAACGGCGCATTTGTCGGTCTCTTAATCCTTTCAAATATTTTAGCAGTCAAATTATTTAGCATTGGAGAATGGGCGGTGTTACCGGCCGCTGTAATTGTTTATGTCTTCACATTTCCGATTACTGATACCATCGCAGAAGTGTACGGCAAAAAAGCCGCACGGCAAACCGTTACAGCTGGATTTATCACACAACTTTGCGCGTTGGCTTTTATTTTCTTTGCGATTCATTTGCCTTCTGCACCCTTTTTCGCAAATCAAGAATCATTTGAAACCATCTTTTCTGCAGGCTTCCGCGTAACTTTAGCTAGTCTTGTTTCTTATTTCATTAGCCAAAACCTAGATGTCACTATTTTTCATAAACTGAAACATAAGCATGGCAATTCTCGGTTATGGTTGCGCAATAATGCTTCGACAATGGCAAGCCAATTGGTGGATACGAGTCTTTTTATCACCATCGCTTTTTACGGCATGATGCCGACAAGTGTATTATTGGGCATGATTTTAACGCAATACATCTTTAAATGGATGGTTGCAGTAGCCGATACTCCTGTTGTTTATTTACTCGTAAAGTTATGCAGACGCCAACAAGCAGACCCACAAATTTACGGATACAAAAAACCGGAAGCTCTCCTGTAG